The following coding sequences lie in one Verrucomicrobiota bacterium JB022 genomic window:
- a CDS encoding mandelate racemase/muconate lactonizing enzyme family protein: protein MSSTTIKRASFYRARSPLSRPIADATHEIDAIEFVVTRLELADGTVGESYLLAFEFSPHGIAGALKDAAPLVEGREVCETGRFLRDFEQQSEYFGINGLHRWAQGAINLAMWDAWARVLGQPVWKLFGVCHHRVPLYGSGGWLSYTPDELVDEVTRYVSRGFRAVKIKVGSPELERDLERLHKVREAVGPGIRIMMDANQGMNLPNALELARAARPIGIHWFEEPLPHTDFEGYAHLRRQAGMSIAMGEREFDLVPLRELIRREAIDLWQPDILRLGSVEAWRDSAALAHAHHLPVLPHYYKEYDVPLLMTIPNPYGAESFDWVDGIITHPIRMQDGFAYPNPGPGWGFRFKDEALQEL from the coding sequence ATGTCCAGCACCACGATCAAGCGCGCCTCGTTTTACCGGGCGCGATCCCCGCTTTCCCGGCCCATTGCCGACGCCACCCACGAGATCGACGCGATCGAGTTTGTGGTCACGCGGCTCGAACTGGCCGACGGAACGGTCGGCGAGTCTTACCTGCTCGCCTTCGAGTTTTCGCCGCACGGCATCGCGGGTGCGCTCAAGGATGCCGCCCCGCTGGTCGAAGGCCGCGAGGTCTGCGAAACAGGCCGCTTCCTGCGCGATTTCGAGCAGCAGAGCGAATACTTCGGCATCAACGGCCTGCACCGCTGGGCCCAAGGCGCGATCAACCTCGCCATGTGGGACGCCTGGGCACGCGTGCTCGGCCAGCCCGTGTGGAAGCTCTTCGGCGTCTGCCACCACCGCGTGCCCCTCTACGGCAGCGGCGGCTGGCTTTCTTACACGCCCGACGAGCTGGTCGACGAAGTCACCCGCTACGTCTCCCGCGGCTTCCGGGCGGTGAAGATCAAGGTTGGCTCGCCCGAGCTGGAGCGCGACCTCGAGCGCCTGCACAAGGTGCGCGAGGCCGTAGGCCCCGGAATCCGCATCATGATGGACGCCAACCAAGGCATGAACCTGCCCAATGCGCTGGAGCTGGCCCGCGCCGCCCGGCCCATCGGCATCCACTGGTTTGAAGAGCCGCTGCCGCATACCGATTTCGAGGGCTACGCGCACCTGCGCCGTCAGGCCGGTATGTCCATCGCGATGGGCGAGCGCGAGTTCGACCTTGTGCCGCTGCGCGAGCTGATCCGCCGCGAGGCGATCGACCTCTGGCAGCCCGACATCCTCCGCCTCGGCAGCGTCGAGGCCTGGCGCGATTCGGCCGCTCTGGCCCACGCCCATCACCTGCCAGTGCTGCCGCACTATTACAAGGAATACGACGTGCCGCTGCTGATGACGATCCCCAACCCCTACGGCGCCGAGTCGTTTGACTGGGTCGATGGCATCATCACGCACCCCATCCGCATGCAGGACGGCTTTGCCTACCCCAACCCCGGACCCGGTTGGGGCTTCCGTTTCAAGGACGAAGCGCTGCAGGAGTTGTAG
- the carB gene encoding carbamoyl-phosphate synthase large subunit, with amino-acid sequence MPKRTDIESILIIGSGPIIIGQACEFDYSGTQACKALREEGYRVILANSNPATIMTDPEFADVTYIEPLTVEIMEKIIAKERPNALLPTLGGQTALNLAVKLHEEGILEKYGVEMIGARYDAIQKGEDRELFKEAMQKIGLDVAQSAIVQTLHDAQEAIKSLGTFPFIIRPSFTMGGTGGGVAYNREDFDNIVQGGLDASPTHEVQIEECLVGWKEYEMEVMRDHKDQCVVVCSIENFDPMGVHTGDSITVAPTMTLTDKEYQLMRDASFAVIREIGVETGGSNIQFSIDPKTGRMVVIEMNPRVSRSSALASKATGFPIAKFAAKLAVGYSLDELQNDITRETPASFEPTIDYVVTKIPRFAFEKFANTDDTLTSSMKSVGEAMAIGRTFKESFQKALRSLETGANGFGGGGKLGGDKLPDIGEIKRHLSRPNHNRPAYLRYAFLAGMTVDEIHQLSWIDPWFLTQLEDLVLLEKRMKAAGHDLDSSLLREAKEAGYTDTQINAFTGLAPEEIRRRREEAGAKTTFRLVDTCAAEFEAYTPYYYSSFGDENEVIPSERKKIMILGGGPNRIGQGIEFDYCCVHASFALREDGYETVMVNSNPETVSTDYDTSDRLYFEPLTLDDVLEIYRTEKCDGAIVQFGGQTPLNLATQLKAHGVKIIGTSPEMIDAAEDREIFKDILNKIGLRQPVNGIAYNEGAAFAEAARIGFPILLRPSFVLGGRGMFILYTEDEMKQVVREVFDVAPGKPVLLDKFLEDAIELDVDAISDGETTVIGGMLEHIEYAGVHSGDAAMVMPPHTLGRKILQEVREATYALAKELKVVGLMNVQYAIKDGDLYILEVNPRASRTVPFVSKAIGVPLAKLAARCMAGQKLKDLGFTEEVVPEFWAVKESVFPFLRFPGASIALTPEMRSTGEVMGLDEDLGLAFAKTQMASGPALPRSGKVFLSVKDADKPLAVDIARRLIELGFTIVSTSGTKDILEQNGVAVQAVSKIGEGRPNVVDLIKNGEIAMIINTPSGMIPRRNENIIRTEAIKHKVSIMTTLSGARTAVLALQRLQGKEVDVKPIQHYHKVLANARS; translated from the coding sequence ATGCCCAAGCGGACGGACATTGAGAGCATCCTGATCATTGGATCTGGCCCGATCATCATCGGCCAGGCCTGTGAATTCGACTATAGCGGTACCCAGGCGTGCAAGGCCCTGCGGGAAGAAGGTTATCGTGTGATCCTCGCCAACAGCAATCCGGCGACGATCATGACCGACCCTGAATTCGCAGATGTGACTTACATCGAGCCTCTGACGGTGGAGATCATGGAAAAGATCATCGCCAAGGAGCGCCCGAACGCCCTGTTACCGACGTTGGGTGGCCAGACGGCCCTCAACCTCGCGGTGAAGCTGCACGAGGAAGGCATCCTCGAAAAGTATGGCGTCGAGATGATCGGCGCCCGCTACGATGCCATCCAGAAGGGCGAAGACCGTGAGCTGTTCAAGGAGGCGATGCAGAAAATCGGCCTCGACGTCGCCCAGTCGGCCATCGTGCAGACGCTGCACGACGCCCAGGAGGCGATCAAGAGCCTCGGCACCTTCCCCTTCATCATCCGCCCCAGCTTCACCATGGGTGGCACCGGCGGCGGCGTGGCCTACAACCGCGAAGACTTCGACAACATCGTGCAGGGAGGCCTCGACGCCAGCCCCACCCACGAAGTCCAGATCGAAGAATGCCTCGTAGGCTGGAAGGAATATGAGATGGAAGTGATGCGCGACCACAAGGACCAGTGCGTCGTGGTGTGCTCCATCGAAAACTTTGACCCCATGGGCGTCCACACGGGCGACTCCATCACCGTTGCGCCCACCATGACGCTGACGGACAAGGAGTACCAGCTGATGCGCGACGCCTCCTTCGCCGTGATCCGCGAGATCGGCGTCGAGACCGGCGGCTCCAACATCCAGTTCTCCATCGACCCGAAGACGGGCCGCATGGTGGTGATCGAGATGAACCCGCGCGTGAGCCGCTCTTCTGCGCTCGCCTCCAAGGCCACGGGCTTCCCCATCGCCAAGTTTGCCGCCAAGCTCGCCGTCGGTTACAGCCTCGACGAGCTGCAAAACGACATTACGCGCGAGACCCCGGCCAGCTTCGAGCCCACGATCGACTACGTTGTCACCAAGATCCCCCGCTTTGCCTTCGAAAAGTTCGCCAATACCGACGACACGCTGACTTCCTCCATGAAGTCGGTGGGTGAGGCGATGGCGATCGGCCGCACCTTCAAGGAATCGTTCCAGAAGGCCCTGCGCTCCCTCGAAACCGGTGCCAACGGCTTCGGTGGCGGCGGCAAGCTCGGCGGCGACAAGCTGCCCGACATCGGCGAAATCAAGCGCCACCTCAGCCGCCCGAACCACAACCGCCCGGCCTACCTCCGCTACGCCTTCCTCGCCGGGATGACGGTCGACGAGATCCACCAGCTCAGCTGGATCGATCCGTGGTTCCTCACTCAGCTTGAAGACCTCGTGCTGCTCGAAAAGCGCATGAAGGCCGCTGGTCACGACCTCGACTCCTCGCTGCTGCGCGAAGCCAAGGAAGCCGGCTACACCGACACGCAGATCAACGCCTTTACCGGCCTGGCCCCGGAGGAAATCCGCCGCCGCCGCGAAGAAGCGGGCGCGAAGACCACCTTCCGCCTCGTCGACACCTGCGCGGCCGAGTTTGAGGCCTATACGCCTTACTACTACTCGAGCTTCGGCGACGAAAACGAAGTCATCCCCAGCGAGCGCAAGAAGATCATGATTCTGGGCGGCGGTCCCAACCGGATCGGGCAGGGGATCGAGTTCGACTACTGCTGCGTGCACGCCAGCTTTGCCTTGCGCGAAGACGGTTACGAAACGGTGATGGTCAATTCCAACCCGGAAACCGTTTCGACCGACTACGACACTTCCGACCGCCTTTACTTCGAGCCGCTGACGCTCGACGACGTGCTGGAGATCTACCGCACGGAAAAGTGCGACGGAGCCATCGTGCAGTTCGGCGGCCAGACCCCGCTCAACCTCGCCACGCAGCTCAAGGCTCACGGCGTCAAGATCATCGGCACCTCGCCCGAGATGATCGACGCGGCCGAAGACCGTGAGATCTTCAAGGACATCCTGAACAAGATCGGCCTGCGCCAGCCCGTCAACGGCATCGCCTACAACGAAGGTGCCGCCTTCGCCGAGGCCGCCCGCATCGGCTTCCCGATCCTCCTGCGCCCCAGCTTCGTGCTTGGTGGCCGCGGCATGTTCATCCTCTATACCGAGGATGAAATGAAGCAGGTGGTGCGCGAAGTGTTCGACGTGGCCCCCGGCAAGCCCGTGCTGCTCGACAAGTTCCTCGAAGACGCCATCGAGCTCGACGTGGATGCGATCAGCGACGGCGAGACGACTGTGATCGGCGGCATGCTCGAGCACATCGAGTACGCCGGCGTGCACTCGGGCGACGCCGCCATGGTGATGCCCCCGCACACCCTCGGCCGCAAGATCCTGCAGGAAGTGCGCGAAGCCACCTACGCTCTCGCCAAGGAGCTGAAGGTAGTCGGCCTGATGAACGTGCAATACGCGATCAAGGACGGCGACCTCTACATCCTCGAGGTCAACCCCCGTGCGTCCCGCACCGTGCCCTTTGTTTCCAAGGCGATCGGCGTGCCGCTGGCCAAGCTGGCTGCGCGCTGCATGGCCGGCCAAAAGCTCAAGGACCTCGGCTTCACCGAAGAAGTGGTGCCCGAGTTCTGGGCCGTCAAGGAGTCCGTCTTCCCGTTCCTGCGCTTCCCGGGTGCGTCCATCGCGCTCACGCCCGAGATGCGCTCCACCGGTGAAGTCATGGGCCTCGACGAAGACCTCGGCCTCGCTTTCGCCAAGACGCAGATGGCATCCGGGCCCGCGCTTCCGCGCTCCGGTAAGGTGTTCCTCTCCGTCAAGGATGCGGACAAGCCGCTGGCGGTCGACATCGCGCGCCGCCTGATCGAGCTTGGCTTCACCATCGTCTCGACTTCCGGCACCAAGGACATCCTGGAGCAAAACGGCGTCGCCGTGCAGGCTGTCTCGAAGATTGGCGAAGGCCGCCCCAACGTGGTCGACCTGATCAAGAACGGCGAGATCGCCATGATCATCAACACCCCCAGCGGCATGATCCCGCGCCGGAACGAAAACATCATCCGGACCGAGGCGATCAAGCACAAGGTGTCGATCATGACGACGCTCAGCGGTGCCCGCACTGCCGTGCTCGCCCTCCAGCGCCTCCAGGGCAAGGAAGTCGACGTCAAGCCGATCCAGCACTACCACAAAGTCCTGGCCAACGCCCGCTCCTAG
- the purU gene encoding formyltetrahydrofolate deformylase, which translates to MSQASPTLTALLFGPDQKGLVAKTSGWIFACEANILHADQHTDLEAGIFFQRIVWQPRPETDVDRHAEAFRGFMQELGMEVELARSDRLPKVGVLVSKIPHCFHDFMLRWKSGEFACEVPLVISNHTELADDAAYYGVPFHHLPVTAANKAEVEQRQIELFREAGVDLVIMARYMQVLSSTFLENVGCPVINIHHSFLPAFAGAKPYHQAFARGVKLIGATAHYATAVLDDGPIIQQDVARVNHRHSVNDLVRKGRDLEKVVFAQAIRWHLEHRVLAYGNKTVVFD; encoded by the coding sequence ATGAGCCAGGCTTCGCCAACCCTTACCGCCCTTCTGTTCGGTCCCGACCAGAAGGGCCTGGTGGCCAAGACATCGGGCTGGATCTTCGCCTGCGAGGCCAACATCCTCCATGCCGACCAGCATACCGATCTCGAGGCCGGGATCTTCTTCCAGCGCATCGTCTGGCAGCCTCGCCCGGAGACGGATGTGGACCGCCACGCCGAAGCCTTCCGCGGCTTTATGCAGGAGCTGGGCATGGAGGTGGAGCTGGCCCGGAGCGACCGTCTGCCCAAGGTAGGCGTGCTCGTCTCGAAGATCCCGCACTGCTTCCACGACTTCATGCTGCGCTGGAAGTCGGGCGAATTTGCCTGCGAGGTGCCGCTCGTCATCTCCAACCATACGGAGTTGGCGGACGATGCGGCCTACTACGGCGTGCCCTTCCACCACCTGCCCGTCACGGCCGCCAACAAGGCCGAGGTGGAGCAGCGGCAGATCGAGCTCTTCCGCGAGGCGGGGGTCGATCTCGTGATCATGGCGCGCTACATGCAGGTGCTGTCGTCGACCTTCCTGGAAAACGTCGGCTGCCCGGTGATCAACATCCACCACAGCTTTCTGCCCGCGTTTGCCGGAGCCAAGCCCTACCATCAGGCCTTCGCGCGAGGCGTGAAGCTGATCGGGGCCACCGCCCACTACGCGACGGCAGTGCTCGACGACGGCCCGATCATCCAGCAAGACGTGGCTCGGGTGAACCACCGCCACTCGGTTAACGACCTCGTGCGCAAAGGCCGCGATCTGGAGAAGGTCGTCTTCGCCCAGGCCATCCGCTGGCACCTCGAACACCGGGTGCTCGCCTACGGCAACAAAACGGTCGTCTTCGACTGA
- a CDS encoding tetratricopeptide repeat protein: MSSQPPHSQKPQKIDPALDPNRELPPDADVDEHFINFWKKQGPAFAFFFIVLGLGLIGIQTWNYLQARGEEKAKAAYQEALAAEDPAALLSFADAHAKSELGGLAYLNIAQREFEQADYTQAAAHYQKAVDALGDSAFGQRARMSLAVTQLRNGNQAQGLAGLEDLAFDPNALEAVRAEAAIYLAGERWSQNNIKGARQMLLMVQQLPEARLWQGAAQGMLDQLPADTASGETANEAIELPGGL; this comes from the coding sequence ATGAGTTCCCAACCCCCGCACAGCCAGAAGCCCCAGAAAATCGATCCGGCCTTGGATCCCAACCGGGAGCTGCCGCCGGATGCCGATGTGGATGAGCATTTCATCAACTTCTGGAAGAAGCAGGGGCCCGCGTTTGCCTTTTTCTTCATCGTACTCGGCCTTGGCCTGATCGGCATTCAGACCTGGAATTACCTGCAGGCCCGCGGCGAGGAAAAGGCCAAGGCGGCCTACCAGGAAGCCCTCGCGGCGGAAGACCCGGCGGCGCTGTTGAGCTTTGCCGACGCCCACGCCAAGAGCGAACTGGGCGGGCTTGCCTACCTCAACATCGCCCAGCGCGAGTTCGAGCAGGCAGACTACACGCAGGCGGCGGCGCATTACCAGAAGGCCGTCGACGCCTTGGGCGACTCCGCTTTTGGCCAACGTGCCCGCATGAGCCTCGCGGTGACGCAGCTGCGCAATGGTAATCAGGCCCAGGGCCTCGCCGGTCTCGAAGATCTGGCGTTTGACCCCAACGCGCTGGAAGCCGTCCGTGCCGAAGCCGCGATCTACCTCGCGGGAGAGCGCTGGTCGCAAAACAACATCAAGGGCGCGCGTCAGATGCTCCTGATGGTCCAGCAACTGCCCGAAGCCCGCCTCTGGCAGGGCGCGGCGCAAGGCATGCTCGACCAGTTGCCAGCCGACACCGCTTCCGGTGAGACGGCAAACGAAGCGATCGAACTTCCGGGCGGCCTTTAG
- a CDS encoding ADP-ribosylglycohydrolase family protein, translated as MENKQRPQPERQKATVWGALIADAAALGVHWIYAPQRIREIADKYPEFLEPKQAHYDGVKGYFAHGNRTAGDQTQYGEQILVMLETLAANGGEFELADYQRIWHGRFAEGVFDGYRDVAIKETLKKLDAGTQGNGNEAELYSTPQGADDDQMPALAKLAPLVAARANADSLLDEAEAAVRATNNNATAVAYGRFATVLLQQVLLSCDLDSALDAALEGASSEVRKAVEHARKAKGADPVAYTETVGMDCHLDHGVPCLIQNLLGAQSFADAIRRNIYSGGDSAGRGAYLGALAGAYFSMDAGDGIPPDWIEKLHCREQVEAWMKPAFPQI; from the coding sequence ATGGAAAACAAACAGCGTCCTCAGCCTGAGCGGCAAAAAGCCACCGTGTGGGGGGCTCTGATTGCCGACGCAGCCGCCCTCGGTGTGCACTGGATCTATGCCCCCCAGCGCATCCGGGAGATTGCCGACAAATACCCCGAGTTTCTCGAGCCCAAGCAAGCGCACTACGACGGCGTAAAGGGCTACTTCGCCCACGGCAACCGCACGGCGGGCGACCAGACCCAGTATGGCGAGCAGATCCTCGTGATGCTGGAGACCCTTGCGGCCAACGGAGGCGAATTTGAACTGGCCGACTACCAGCGCATCTGGCACGGTCGCTTTGCCGAAGGCGTCTTCGATGGCTACCGCGACGTGGCGATCAAGGAGACCCTCAAAAAGCTGGATGCGGGCACGCAGGGCAACGGCAACGAAGCCGAGCTCTACTCTACCCCGCAGGGGGCCGACGACGACCAGATGCCGGCGCTCGCCAAGCTGGCCCCGCTTGTCGCCGCGCGCGCCAATGCGGACTCGTTGCTCGACGAAGCAGAGGCTGCCGTGCGCGCCACCAACAACAACGCGACCGCAGTAGCCTACGGGCGCTTTGCCACCGTGCTGCTCCAGCAGGTGCTGCTCTCGTGCGATCTCGACTCAGCCCTCGATGCAGCTCTGGAAGGGGCCTCCAGCGAGGTGCGCAAGGCGGTGGAGCACGCCCGCAAAGCCAAAGGCGCCGACCCGGTTGCCTATACCGAAACGGTGGGAATGGACTGCCACCTCGACCACGGGGTGCCCTGCCTGATCCAGAATTTGCTGGGCGCGCAAAGCTTTGCCGACGCGATCCGCCGCAACATCTACAGCGGGGGCGACTCCGCCGGACGCGGCGCCTATCTGGGAGCGCTGGCCGGAGCCTACTTCAGCATGGACGCCGGCGACGGCATCCCGCCCGACTGGATCGAGAAGCTGCACTGCCGCGAGCAGGTGGAGGCCTGGATGAAACCCGCCTTCCCCCAGATCTAA
- a CDS encoding ATP-binding protein, with protein MLQANESWLGLLGTPPAGQAWHHALRPQDQDLLPGWVERAKNDPLVAAQVFVTTKAFPSQRAELFLRWLPDYGVYYVRLVPAPALTDENDQLKAHLDLIHRTLDYAPVGIVHTDLQGHMWRLNHCFCEMLGYCADDLVGRTFSEITFPEDLQADLALFEQVVSRSIPGYSMEKRYLTHDGQTLWAELTVSLILTSQGEPYCVVAVVEDITRRKHSDTMLQQTAEQLSRANQDLRAARDEAEVANKAKSEFLAVMSHEIRTPMNAIIGFSELLADAEDQEERAEYVRHIQQNGSLLLTLINSILDYSKISSGNLQLHFEPADLNLVLHDVTASYAREASLKGIKFLREWRNDEWPQIEIDVLRFSQVLHNLLSNALKFTSRGMISVEAHLQPQPHGQHMLEVRVADTGAGIPREQQEKIFEPFRQADSSIRRRYGGTGLGLAISRRLLDHLGGQVRCESQVGHGTIFTVQLPLREVAPYTRQGSKASGGGLVRPPRQVPPLRLICAEDNINNRKVLENQLRKLNQEPVFVEDGRQLLDKLGEFEAEVVLLDVQMPELDGLEASRAIRAGKAGSQHLGVHLIGLTAHTRPEDRQACFDAGMNDYLAKPLRIEELSNALWRYCQKHKPATNG; from the coding sequence TTGCTCCAGGCCAATGAGTCCTGGCTTGGTCTGCTGGGAACGCCCCCCGCAGGCCAAGCCTGGCATCATGCCCTGCGCCCGCAAGATCAGGACCTGCTCCCCGGCTGGGTGGAGCGCGCGAAAAACGACCCCCTCGTGGCTGCGCAGGTCTTTGTCACCACCAAAGCGTTCCCCTCACAGCGCGCCGAGTTGTTCCTGCGCTGGCTGCCCGATTACGGGGTCTACTATGTGCGCCTCGTGCCCGCGCCGGCTTTAACGGACGAGAACGACCAGCTGAAGGCCCATCTCGACTTGATCCACCGCACGCTGGACTACGCCCCCGTCGGCATCGTCCACACCGACCTGCAGGGCCACATGTGGCGCCTCAACCACTGTTTCTGCGAGATGCTGGGCTACTGCGCCGACGATCTGGTGGGCAGGACCTTCAGCGAAATCACTTTCCCGGAAGACCTGCAGGCCGATCTGGCGTTGTTCGAGCAAGTCGTCTCGCGCTCGATCCCCGGCTACAGCATGGAGAAGCGTTACCTCACCCACGATGGGCAGACCTTGTGGGCCGAGCTGACGGTGAGCCTGATCCTGACCTCCCAGGGGGAGCCCTATTGCGTGGTGGCTGTGGTGGAAGACATCACGCGGCGCAAGCACTCCGACACGATGCTGCAGCAGACGGCAGAACAGCTCTCGCGGGCCAATCAGGACCTGCGCGCGGCCCGCGACGAGGCCGAGGTGGCCAACAAGGCCAAGAGCGAATTCCTGGCCGTGATGAGCCATGAGATTCGCACCCCGATGAACGCCATCATCGGCTTTTCGGAGCTGCTGGCCGATGCGGAAGACCAGGAGGAGCGGGCCGAATACGTGCGCCACATCCAGCAGAACGGCAGCCTGCTGCTCACCCTGATCAACAGCATCCTCGACTACTCGAAGATCAGCAGCGGCAACCTCCAACTCCACTTCGAGCCGGCCGACCTGAATCTCGTCTTGCACGACGTCACCGCCAGCTATGCGCGCGAGGCCTCGCTCAAGGGCATCAAATTCCTCCGCGAATGGCGCAACGACGAGTGGCCGCAAATCGAGATCGACGTGCTCCGCTTTAGTCAAGTGCTGCACAACCTGCTCAGCAACGCGCTCAAATTCACCTCCCGCGGCATGATCAGCGTCGAGGCCCACCTGCAGCCGCAGCCCCACGGGCAGCACATGCTGGAGGTGCGCGTGGCCGACACCGGGGCAGGCATCCCCCGCGAGCAGCAGGAGAAGATTTTCGAGCCCTTCCGCCAGGCCGACAGCAGTATCCGTCGCCGCTACGGCGGCACGGGCCTCGGCCTCGCCATCAGCCGCCGACTGCTCGACCATCTGGGCGGGCAAGTGCGCTGCGAAAGCCAGGTAGGCCATGGCACCATCTTCACCGTGCAACTGCCGTTGCGCGAAGTAGCCCCATACACGCGACAGGGCTCCAAGGCCTCCGGGGGCGGTCTCGTCCGCCCTCCCCGCCAGGTGCCGCCGCTGCGCCTGATCTGCGCCGAAGACAATATCAACAACCGCAAGGTGCTGGAAAACCAGCTGCGCAAGCTCAACCAGGAGCCGGTGTTCGTGGAGGATGGTCGCCAACTGCTGGACAAGCTGGGCGAGTTCGAAGCCGAGGTGGTGTTGCTCGATGTGCAGATGCCGGAGCTGGACGGCCTTGAAGCCTCCCGAGCGATCCGCGCGGGCAAGGCAGGCTCGCAGCACCTGGGGGTGCACCTGATCGGCCTGACCGCCCACACGCGTCCCGAAGACCGTCAGGCGTGCTTCGACGCCGGCATGAACGATTACCTCGCCAAGCCGCTGCGCATCGAAGAGCTTTCCAACGCCCTCTGGCGCTATTGCCAGAAGCACAAACCGGCCACCAACGGATAG